One window of the Pseudomonas lurida genome contains the following:
- a CDS encoding efflux RND transporter periplasmic adaptor subunit: MKRLTGILAASLLLVACSKEEPPPEPVRPVLSMEVTSEDQENLGRFAGTIQARYESNLGFRVPGRIARRAVDVGAEVEQGALLAVLDPTDQQNQLRSAQGDLARVQAQFINAQANARRQQELFNRGVGAQAQLDIAQTDLKTTQATLDQAKASVNQAKDQLNYAQLRTDHAGIVTAWNAEAGQVVSAGQQVVTLARPDIKEAVIDLPAGLAERLPLDVVFLVAGQLDPNVNTTAIVREIEPQAQSATRTRRARLTLAETPPAFRLGTAISVTLSTAIAPRIELPLSALQEVDGKTRIWLLDTQNQTVQPRDITVISRDADSAVLNGGVKPGERIVTAGVNSLKPGQKVKIDEDSPR; encoded by the coding sequence ATGAAGCGCCTGACAGGGATACTTGCCGCCAGCCTGTTGCTGGTGGCGTGCTCCAAGGAAGAGCCGCCGCCCGAGCCCGTGCGCCCGGTGCTGTCCATGGAAGTGACATCCGAGGACCAGGAAAACCTCGGCCGTTTTGCCGGCACCATCCAGGCCCGCTATGAGAGCAACCTGGGCTTTCGCGTGCCCGGCCGTATTGCCCGCCGTGCCGTGGACGTGGGCGCCGAGGTGGAGCAGGGCGCCCTGCTCGCCGTGCTCGACCCCACCGACCAACAGAACCAATTGCGCTCGGCCCAGGGCGATCTGGCCCGGGTGCAAGCGCAATTCATCAATGCCCAGGCCAACGCCCGTCGCCAGCAGGAGCTGTTCAACCGTGGCGTCGGCGCCCAGGCCCAGCTGGATATCGCCCAGACCGACCTGAAGACCACCCAGGCCACCCTCGACCAGGCGAAAGCCTCGGTCAACCAGGCCAAAGATCAACTCAACTATGCCCAATTGCGCACCGACCACGCCGGTATCGTCACCGCCTGGAATGCCGAGGCCGGCCAGGTGGTCAGTGCCGGCCAGCAAGTGGTGACCCTGGCGCGCCCGGATATCAAGGAAGCGGTGATCGACCTGCCTGCCGGCCTTGCTGAGCGTCTGCCGCTGGACGTGGTGTTCCTGGTCGCCGGGCAACTCGATCCCAACGTGAACACCACGGCCATCGTGCGCGAGATCGAGCCCCAGGCCCAGAGCGCCACGCGCACCCGTCGTGCACGTTTGACCCTGGCCGAAACACCGCCCGCGTTCCGCCTGGGCACGGCGATCAGCGTGACGCTGAGCACGGCCATTGCCCCGCGCATCGAACTGCCCCTGAGCGCCTTGCAGGAAGTCGACGGCAAGACCCGTATCTGGCTGCTCGATACACAGAACCAGACTGTGCAGCCGCGCGACATTACCGTGATCAGCCGTGACGCCGACAGCGCCGTGCTCAACGGTGGCGTCAAGCCCGGCGAGCGCATCGTCACCGCCGGCGTGAACAGCCTGAAACCCGGGCAGAAAGTCAAAATCGACGAGGACAGCCCGCGATGA
- a CDS encoding efflux RND transporter permease subunit, with protein sequence MKGSFNLSDWALKHQSFVWYLMFVALLMGVFSYMNLGREEDPSFTIKTMVIQTRWPGATQEETLRQVTDRIEKKLEELDSLDYVKSYTRPGESTVFVFLKDTTSAKAIPEIWYQVRKKIDDIRGTFPQGLQGPSFNDEFGDVFGSVYAFTGDGLSMRQLRDYVEQVRAEIRSVPGLGKVEMIGQQDEVIYLNFSTRKLAALGIDQRQVVQSLQSQNAVTPAGVIEAGPERISVRTSGQFASEKDLANVNLRLNDRFYRLADIADISRGYVDPARPMFRFNGKPAIGLAIAMQKGGNIQSFGKALHTRMDELTADLPVGVGVHKVSDQAEVVEEAVGGFTSALFEAVIIVLVVSFISLGMRAGLVVACSIPLVLALVFVFMEYSGITMQRVSLGALIIALGLLVDDAMITVEMMITRLEKGETKEQAATYAYTSTAFPMLTGTLVTVAGFVPIGLNASSAGEYTFTLFAVIAVAMLVSWVVAVLFAPVIGVHILSANVKPHAAEPGRIGRAFNGGMLWAMRNRWWAIGITVALFVASVFSMQFVQNQFFPSSDRPEILVDLNLPQNASINETRKAVDRLEAIIKDDPDIARWSTYIGQGAIRFYLPLDQQLENPYYAQLVIVSKGLEERGELIARLQKRLRDDFVGIGSFVQPLEMGPPVGRPIQYRVSGKDTDQVRKHAIELATLLDKNSHLGEIIYDWNEPGKVLRIDIAQDKARQLGLSSEDVAQLMNSVVSGASVTQVHDDIYLINVVGRAEDAERGTPETLQNLQIVTPNGTSIPLLAFATVRYELEQPLVWRRDRKPTITIKASVRDEMQPTDLVKQLKPEIDKFSAGLPVGYKVATGGTVEESGKAQGPIASVVPLMLFLMATFLMIQLHSVQKMFLVASVAPLGLIGVVLALIPTGTPMGFVAILGILALIGIIIRNSVILVTQIHEYEVAGYTPWDAVVEATEHRRRPILLTAAAASLGMIPIAREVFWGPMAYAMIGGIIIATLLTLLFLPALYVAWYKIREPQQEQQEQRH encoded by the coding sequence ATGAAAGGGAGCTTCAACTTATCCGACTGGGCCCTCAAGCATCAGTCCTTTGTCTGGTACCTGATGTTCGTCGCGCTGCTGATGGGCGTGTTCTCCTACATGAACCTGGGCCGCGAGGAAGACCCTTCGTTCACCATCAAGACCATGGTGATCCAGACTCGCTGGCCGGGTGCGACCCAGGAAGAAACCCTCAGGCAGGTCACTGACCGCATCGAGAAAAAACTTGAGGAGCTGGACTCCCTCGACTACGTGAAAAGCTACACCCGACCCGGTGAGTCCACCGTATTCGTCTTCCTCAAGGACACCACCAGCGCCAAGGCTATCCCGGAGATCTGGTACCAGGTCCGCAAGAAGATCGACGATATTCGCGGCACTTTCCCCCAGGGCTTGCAGGGGCCGTCGTTCAACGACGAGTTCGGTGACGTATTTGGCTCGGTGTACGCCTTTACCGGTGACGGCCTGTCGATGCGCCAGCTGCGCGACTACGTGGAGCAGGTGCGCGCCGAGATCCGTTCGGTGCCGGGGCTGGGCAAGGTCGAGATGATCGGCCAGCAAGACGAAGTGATTTACCTGAATTTCTCTACACGCAAACTGGCAGCCCTGGGCATTGATCAACGCCAGGTCGTGCAAAGCCTGCAATCGCAAAACGCAGTGACGCCCGCCGGGGTGATCGAGGCCGGCCCGGAACGGATTTCGGTGCGCACCTCCGGGCAGTTCGCCTCGGAGAAAGACCTGGCCAACGTCAACCTGCGGCTCAATGACCGTTTCTATCGGCTGGCGGACATTGCCGACATCAGCCGTGGCTATGTGGACCCGGCGCGGCCCATGTTCCGATTCAACGGCAAGCCGGCGATTGGCCTGGCGATTGCCATGCAGAAGGGCGGCAATATCCAGTCGTTCGGCAAGGCCCTGCACACGCGCATGGACGAGCTGACCGCCGACCTCCCGGTGGGCGTCGGCGTGCACAAGGTGTCCGACCAGGCCGAGGTGGTGGAGGAGGCCGTTGGCGGCTTTACCAGTGCACTGTTTGAAGCGGTGATCATCGTGCTGGTGGTGAGCTTTATCAGCCTGGGCATGCGCGCGGGGCTGGTGGTGGCGTGCTCGATTCCGCTGGTGCTGGCGCTGGTGTTCGTGTTCATGGAATACAGCGGCATCACCATGCAGCGGGTGTCGCTGGGCGCGCTGATCATCGCCCTCGGCCTGTTGGTGGACGACGCGATGATCACCGTCGAGATGATGATCACGCGCCTGGAAAAAGGCGAAACCAAGGAACAGGCGGCGACGTACGCGTATACCTCCACGGCATTCCCGATGCTGACCGGTACGCTGGTGACCGTGGCGGGCTTTGTGCCGATCGGCCTCAACGCCAGCTCGGCGGGCGAGTACACCTTCACCCTGTTCGCGGTGATTGCCGTGGCGATGCTGGTGTCGTGGGTGGTGGCGGTCCTGTTTGCACCCGTCATTGGTGTGCATATCCTCAGCGCCAACGTGAAACCCCACGCTGCAGAGCCGGGGCGCATAGGCCGCGCCTTCAATGGCGGCATGCTGTGGGCCATGCGCAACCGCTGGTGGGCAATCGGTATCACCGTGGCGCTGTTCGTGGCGTCGGTGTTTTCCATGCAGTTTGTGCAGAACCAGTTCTTCCCCTCGTCGGACCGCCCGGAGATCCTCGTCGACCTGAACCTGCCGCAGAACGCTTCGATCAACGAGACGCGCAAGGCCGTCGACCGCCTTGAAGCGATCATCAAGGACGACCCGGACATTGCCCGCTGGAGCACCTATATCGGCCAGGGCGCGATCCGTTTCTACCTGCCTCTGGACCAGCAATTGGAAAACCCCTACTACGCGCAGTTGGTCATCGTGAGTAAGGGCCTGGAAGAGCGCGGCGAGCTGATCGCCCGCTTGCAAAAGCGCCTGCGCGATGACTTCGTAGGGATCGGCAGTTTCGTGCAACCGCTGGAGATGGGCCCACCCGTGGGGCGGCCGATCCAGTATCGCGTCTCAGGCAAAGACACTGACCAGGTGCGCAAGCACGCCATCGAACTGGCGACCTTGCTGGATAAGAACAGCCACCTGGGCGAGATCATCTACGACTGGAACGAGCCCGGCAAAGTGCTGCGCATCGACATCGCCCAGGACAAGGCGCGCCAATTGGGGCTGTCGTCGGAAGATGTGGCGCAGTTGATGAACAGCGTGGTCAGTGGTGCCTCGGTAACCCAGGTGCACGACGATATCTACTTGATCAACGTGGTTGGCCGTGCCGAAGACGCCGAACGCGGTACGCCGGAAACCTTGCAGAACCTGCAGATCGTCACGCCCAACGGTACTTCGATTCCACTGTTGGCCTTCGCCACGGTGCGCTATGAACTGGAACAGCCGCTGGTGTGGCGTCGCGATCGCAAGCCGACCATTACCATCAAGGCGTCGGTGCGCGATGAGATGCAACCGACGGACCTGGTGAAGCAACTCAAGCCTGAAATCGACAAATTCAGCGCCGGCCTGCCGGTGGGCTACAAAGTCGCCACCGGTGGTACCGTGGAAGAAAGCGGCAAGGCCCAGGGCCCGATTGCGAGCGTGGTGCCGCTGATGCTGTTCCTGATGGCGACGTTCCTGATGATCCAGTTGCACAGCGTGCAGAAGATGTTCCTGGTGGCCAGCGTGGCGCCGCTGGGGTTGATTGGCGTAGTGCTGGCGCTGATCCCCACGGGCACGCCCATGGGCTTTGTGGCGATCCTGGGTATTCTGGCGTTGATCGGCATCATCATCCGTAACTCGGTGATCCTGGTGACGCAGATTCATGAATATGAGGTAGCAGGCTATACGCCGTGGGATGCGGTAGTGGAAGCCACCGAGCATCGGCGCCGGCCGATCCTGCTGACGGCGGCCGCTGCGAGCCTGGGCATGATCCCCATCGCCCGCGAAGTGTTCTGGGGGCCGATGGCGTATGCGATGATCGGCGGGATCATCATCGCTACCTTGCTGACGCTGTTGTTCCTGCCAGCGCTGTATGTGGCCTGGTACAAAATCCGCGAGCCCCAGCAGGAACAGCAGGAACAACGCCATTAA
- a CDS encoding glycoside hydrolase → MRYLRSIVLLYGFFLSPPTFATVLENAFWRVELDPATLAIRVTPKGQPAIQASSGVAARAVSQLEHSSQQASWQWDDGAFRVSASLEQRDLALAVTARQAGELPILVQPASALGRGLMWPLAEGHYVPTGNALWKDFLLEQGDVNTTQDLSLPLWGVDHGAVTLSWLLTNPYNNRLRWQETQALSLAHEFTALDPGAPMTLLLHLGEADPLSGAKRYRQWLVERGRYEPLTDKLRQTPEAEKLLGASHVYLWGNDLLAPEDVRDWPLLLKRLRGHALQGLLDKESAKIVAQGSPLNRYEQTVVLRGLNAAINQQARQRWQVEEPDMTQLAARYGELRRELAVDFAGALSDTPAHWGSQVIQSLRGSGLPRLLLTLGEGWEGGLWHPEAIRAGVDAGFLMAPYDSYETALSATENPDWTTAHLGARAYRECAIVLKDGKLKTGFQQSGHYTDPRCVRPLLEARVKAIQAKAGFNAWFLDAYATSMVFDSYRDGARMTQAQNAEGNIDASRWLSTALKLPAGSEDGNAITAEGILFAHGMQTPVMGWGDHAMTQDKQSPYYVGNWYPPQQPTVFFKPVPLNEPFRTVYFEPTMRLPLYQAVFHGSVITTHHWLFDSLKLSNVRAENELVQLLYNVPPLYHLSASTIKQRLPVIQRQDRFFRPLHQRLATQAMTGFRWLTSDRQLQETTFADGTRLVANFAVEEKAGFTGRSVTVLVVGEEPVVYRVK, encoded by the coding sequence ATGCGCTACCTGCGATCTATTGTGCTGCTCTATGGTTTCTTCCTCTCGCCGCCGACGTTCGCCACCGTGTTGGAAAACGCCTTCTGGCGAGTCGAGCTCGACCCGGCCACCCTGGCCATCCGCGTTACACCGAAGGGTCAACCGGCGATACAAGCCTCCAGCGGCGTAGCGGCCCGTGCCGTCAGCCAACTTGAACACAGCAGTCAGCAAGCGAGCTGGCAATGGGATGACGGCGCCTTTCGGGTGAGTGCCAGCCTTGAGCAACGTGACCTGGCGTTAGCCGTCACGGCGCGGCAAGCGGGTGAGCTGCCGATCCTCGTGCAACCGGCCAGTGCGCTGGGCAGGGGCCTGATGTGGCCGCTGGCCGAGGGGCATTACGTGCCCACCGGGAATGCCCTGTGGAAGGATTTCCTGCTGGAGCAAGGTGACGTCAACACTACCCAGGATCTGAGCTTGCCGCTGTGGGGTGTCGATCACGGCGCGGTGACCCTCAGCTGGTTATTGACCAACCCCTACAACAACCGCCTGCGCTGGCAGGAAACCCAGGCCCTGTCACTGGCCCATGAGTTCACCGCCCTCGACCCTGGCGCGCCCATGACCCTGCTGTTGCACCTGGGAGAGGCTGATCCGTTGTCCGGCGCCAAGCGCTACCGCCAATGGCTGGTTGAGCGCGGCCGTTATGAGCCGTTGACGGACAAACTGCGGCAGACCCCCGAGGCCGAGAAGTTGCTGGGCGCCAGCCATGTCTACCTGTGGGGCAATGACTTGCTGGCCCCCGAAGATGTGCGCGATTGGCCGCTGTTGCTCAAGCGCTTGCGTGGGCATGCACTCCAGGGCTTGCTGGACAAGGAGTCCGCCAAGATCGTTGCGCAGGGTTCCCCGTTGAATCGCTATGAGCAGACGGTCGTGCTCCGTGGCCTGAATGCGGCGATCAACCAACAGGCTCGGCAGCGTTGGCAGGTGGAAGAACCTGACATGACCCAGCTCGCCGCGCGCTATGGCGAGCTGCGTCGCGAACTGGCCGTGGATTTTGCCGGGGCCTTGAGTGACACCCCCGCACATTGGGGCAGCCAGGTGATCCAGTCACTGCGCGGCTCAGGTCTGCCGCGCTTGCTGCTGACCCTGGGCGAGGGCTGGGAAGGCGGCCTCTGGCACCCGGAGGCGATCCGGGCCGGCGTCGACGCGGGTTTCCTGATGGCGCCCTACGACTCCTATGAAACCGCGTTGTCCGCCACGGAAAATCCGGATTGGACCACCGCTCACCTGGGCGCCAGGGCCTACCGCGAGTGCGCGATTGTGCTGAAGGACGGCAAGCTGAAAACCGGCTTCCAGCAGTCTGGGCACTACACCGACCCGCGCTGCGTGCGGCCGCTGTTGGAGGCCCGCGTAAAGGCTATCCAGGCAAAGGCTGGCTTCAACGCCTGGTTCCTCGATGCCTATGCCACCAGCATGGTGTTCGACAGCTACCGGGACGGCGCCCGCATGACCCAGGCGCAGAACGCCGAAGGCAACATCGACGCCTCGCGCTGGCTCAGTACCGCACTCAAGTTGCCCGCCGGTTCGGAAGACGGCAACGCCATCACAGCCGAAGGCATCCTGTTCGCGCATGGCATGCAGACGCCCGTGATGGGCTGGGGTGATCACGCCATGACCCAAGACAAGCAATCACCCTATTACGTCGGTAACTGGTACCCACCGCAGCAACCGACCGTGTTCTTCAAGCCGGTGCCGCTGAACGAGCCGTTTCGCACGGTGTATTTCGAGCCGACCATGCGCCTGCCTTTGTACCAGGCGGTGTTCCACGGCTCGGTGATCACCACTCATCACTGGCTGTTCGACAGCCTGAAGCTGAGCAATGTGCGGGCTGAGAATGAGCTGGTGCAGCTGCTCTACAACGTGCCGCCGCTGTATCACTTGAGTGCTTCTACGATTAAGCAGCGGCTGCCGGTGATCCAGCGCCAGGACCGGTTTTTCCGGCCCTTGCACCAGCGGTTGGCCACCCAGGCGATGACGGGGTTTCGTTGGTTGACTTCGGATAGGCAGTTGCAGGAAACCACCTTTGCCGATGGGACGCGGTTGGTGGCGAATTTTGCCGTAGAGGAGAAAGCGGGGTTTACCGGGCGCAGTGTGACGGTGTTGGTCGTGGGTGAGGAGCCTGTGGTGTATCGGGTGAAATAG
- a CDS encoding class I SAM-dependent methyltransferase gives MTLKPDDLNTITATTLGHYNSVAEDFREGTRDHDVSQNIDALLRHIQGSAPFTVLDFGCGPGRDLQTFTRMGHIAVGLDGSERFAQMAREDSGCEVMQQDFLKLDLPAERFDGIFANAVLFHIPKQELPRVLKQLQGALKPGGVLFSSNPRGENQEGWNGPRYGAYHDLEAWQALLTQAGFVELEHYYRPAGLPREQQPWLASVWRKR, from the coding sequence ATGACCCTCAAGCCCGACGACCTCAACACCATCACCGCCACCACCCTCGGCCACTACAACAGCGTGGCCGAGGACTTCCGCGAAGGCACCCGCGACCACGATGTGAGCCAGAACATCGACGCGCTGCTGCGGCATATCCAAGGTTCGGCGCCGTTTACCGTGCTCGATTTCGGCTGCGGGCCGGGGCGCGACTTGCAGACCTTTACCCGCATGGGGCATATCGCCGTCGGGCTGGATGGCTCGGAGCGGTTTGCACAGATGGCGCGCGAAGACAGTGGTTGCGAAGTGATGCAGCAGGACTTCCTGAAGCTGGACCTGCCTGCCGAACGCTTCGACGGGATTTTCGCCAACGCGGTGCTGTTCCATATTCCCAAGCAGGAACTGCCGCGTGTGCTCAAGCAGTTACAGGGCGCGTTGAAGCCGGGAGGCGTACTGTTCAGCTCCAACCCTAGGGGTGAGAACCAAGAAGGCTGGAATGGACCTCGGTATGGGGCTTACCACGACTTGGAGGCGTGGCAAGCGCTGCTGACGCAAGCAGGGTTTGTGGAACTGGAGCACTACTACCGTCCCGCAGGCTTGCCTCGGGAGCAACAACCTTGGTTAGCCAGTGTGTGGCGCAAACGGTAG
- a CDS encoding methionine ABC transporter permease, translating into MWFDRLVQGAIDTLLMVGVSSLIALLVGIPLAVFLVTSDKGGIYQAPAWNRVLGAFVNLFRSIPFLILMVALIPFTRLIVGTTYGVWAAVVPLTIAATPFFARIAEVSLREVDHGLIEAAQAMGCRRWHIIWHVLLPEALPGIVGGFTITLVTMINSSAMAGAIGAGGLGDIAYRYGYQRFDTQIMLTVIVLLVILVAVIQLGGDRLARVLNKR; encoded by the coding sequence ATGTGGTTTGATCGTTTAGTGCAGGGCGCCATCGACACCTTGCTGATGGTCGGCGTGTCGTCGCTGATCGCGCTGCTGGTGGGGATTCCGCTGGCAGTGTTCCTGGTCACCAGCGACAAAGGCGGCATCTACCAGGCGCCGGCGTGGAACCGCGTACTGGGGGCGTTCGTCAACCTGTTCCGTTCGATTCCGTTCCTGATCCTGATGGTGGCGTTGATCCCGTTCACCCGGCTGATCGTCGGCACCACCTACGGCGTATGGGCTGCCGTCGTACCGCTGACCATCGCCGCCACACCGTTTTTTGCACGCATTGCCGAGGTGAGCCTGCGCGAGGTCGACCACGGCCTTATCGAAGCCGCGCAGGCCATGGGCTGCCGCCGCTGGCACATCATTTGGCACGTGCTGTTGCCGGAAGCGCTGCCGGGGATTGTCGGCGGGTTCACCATCACCCTGGTGACCATGATCAACTCGTCGGCCATGGCGGGCGCGATCGGTGCGGGCGGGCTGGGGGATATTGCCTACCGCTACGGCTACCAGCGTTTTGATACGCAGATCATGCTGACCGTGATTGTGCTGCTGGTGATCCTGGTGGCGGTGATTCAACTCGGTGGTGATCGCCTGGCCCGGGTGCTGAACAAGAGGTGA
- a CDS encoding methionine ABC transporter ATP-binding protein, giving the protein MTAAHSQLRDLGLPPRDAEQTELHPDLNRAHVRFINLGKTYDGSVHALQGIDLAIQRGEVFGIIGRSGAGKSSLIRTINRLEQPSSGRVLIDQVDIGDFDEDRLVALRRRIGMIFQHFNLMSAKTVWQNVELPLKVAGVPKPEREQKVRELLELVGLQDKHTAYPAQLSGGQKQRVGIARSLVHDPQILLCDEATSALDPETTQSILGLLREINQRLGLTIVLITHEMAVIREICDRVVVLEHGRIVEQGPVWQVFGNPQHEVSKTLLAPLQHGLPEELQSRLQPTPGSADAAIVLRLQFTGSDTDEPDLAALFSALGGRVRLLQGGVERIQGHALGQLLLAVNGSPHGAEELRKRAGHWAQQVEVLGHVV; this is encoded by the coding sequence ATGACCGCCGCCCACTCTCAACTGCGCGACCTGGGCTTGCCGCCCAGGGACGCCGAGCAGACAGAACTGCACCCTGACCTGAACCGTGCCCATGTACGCTTTATCAACCTGGGCAAGACCTACGACGGCAGCGTGCATGCCTTGCAAGGCATCGACCTGGCGATCCAGCGCGGTGAAGTGTTCGGCATCATTGGCCGCAGCGGCGCCGGCAAGTCGTCGCTGATCCGCACCATCAACCGCCTCGAGCAACCGAGCAGCGGACGCGTGCTGATCGATCAGGTCGACATTGGCGACTTCGATGAAGACCGCCTGGTGGCGCTGCGTCGGCGCATCGGCATGATCTTCCAGCACTTCAACCTGATGTCGGCCAAGACCGTGTGGCAGAACGTCGAGTTGCCGCTGAAAGTCGCTGGCGTACCCAAGCCCGAGCGTGAGCAAAAGGTGCGCGAGCTGCTGGAACTGGTGGGCCTGCAGGACAAACACACGGCTTACCCGGCGCAGCTGTCCGGCGGGCAGAAACAGCGCGTGGGCATCGCCCGATCGTTGGTGCATGACCCGCAGATCCTGCTGTGCGACGAGGCCACGTCGGCGCTCGATCCGGAGACCACCCAATCGATTCTCGGCTTGCTGCGCGAGATCAACCAGCGCCTGGGCCTGACCATCGTATTGATCACCCACGAGATGGCGGTGATCCGCGAGATCTGCGACCGCGTGGTGGTGCTGGAGCATGGCCGTATCGTCGAGCAAGGCCCGGTATGGCAAGTGTTCGGCAACCCGCAACATGAGGTCAGCAAGACCCTGCTGGCACCGCTGCAGCATGGGTTGCCGGAAGAGTTGCAAAGCCGTTTGCAACCCACACCTGGATCTGCGGACGCGGCGATTGTGCTGCGCTTGCAGTTCACCGGCAGCGACACCGACGAGCCGGACCTGGCCGCGCTGTTCAGCGCCCTCGGCGGGCGCGTGCGCTTGCTGCAAGGCGGCGTGGAGCGCATCCAGGGGCATGCCCTCGGGCAACTGCTGCTGGCGGTGAACGGCTCACCCCACGGCGCCGAAGAACTGCGCAAGCGCGCCGGCCATTGGGCACAACAGGTGGAGGTGCTGGGCCATGTGGTTTGA
- a CDS encoding MetQ/NlpA family ABC transporter substrate-binding protein: protein MKKNLLAHPVKALALAFGLFSSAVFAADAPLKIGTTAAFAIPLEAAVAEAGKQGLKVELVEFTDWIAPNVSLAAGDIDVNYFQHIPFLENAKAAAGFDLVPYAPGIINNVGLYSKKYKSISDLPEGASVAIANDPINSGRGLQLLAKAGLITLKPGVGYKATEEDIVTNPKNIKILQVEAVQLVRAYDDADLVQGYPAYIRLSKTFDAESALLFDGLDHPEYVIQFVIQPKSKTDPRVIKFVDIYRHSPVVRAALDKSLGKLYQVGWEDKK, encoded by the coding sequence ATGAAAAAAAACCTGCTCGCCCACCCAGTCAAAGCACTGGCCCTGGCTTTCGGACTGTTCAGCTCGGCGGTGTTCGCCGCCGATGCACCGTTGAAGATCGGCACCACCGCCGCCTTCGCCATTCCCCTCGAAGCCGCTGTTGCTGAGGCCGGCAAGCAAGGCCTGAAGGTCGAGCTGGTGGAGTTCACCGACTGGATCGCGCCCAACGTCAGCCTGGCGGCTGGCGATATCGACGTGAACTACTTCCAGCACATCCCGTTCCTGGAAAACGCCAAGGCCGCCGCCGGCTTTGACCTGGTGCCGTATGCGCCGGGCATCATCAACAACGTTGGCCTGTATTCGAAGAAGTACAAGAGCATCAGTGACCTGCCCGAAGGCGCCAGCGTGGCGATTGCCAACGACCCGATCAACAGCGGTCGCGGCCTGCAGTTGCTGGCCAAGGCGGGCTTGATCACCCTCAAGCCAGGCGTGGGCTACAAGGCCACCGAAGAAGACATCGTCACCAACCCCAAGAACATCAAGATCCTGCAAGTCGAGGCCGTGCAACTGGTGCGCGCCTATGACGATGCCGACCTGGTACAGGGCTACCCGGCGTATATCCGCCTGTCCAAGACCTTCGATGCCGAGTCGGCGCTGCTATTCGACGGCCTCGACCATCCGGAGTACGTGATCCAGTTCGTGATCCAGCCCAAGAGCAAAACCGACCCGCGGGTGATCAAGTTTGTCGACATCTACCGGCACTCGCCGGTCGTTCGTGCTGCACTGGACAAGTCCCTCGGCAAGCTCTACCAGGTCGGCTGGGAAGATAAAAAATGA